The DNA region GCCCCAAATGGTCACATGATTGACAACCGTCCAGTAGGAGGTGTACAAAGATATCTACAAGAAATTtgataaaattaaatttgaattatttgcaAAGCCCTAAGATGTAATTATAAAGTAACGAGAATAATTTAAAGCTCTACTTGCCTGAGCTGTATTATCCACTATGAGTATGGTAGCCACAACGGCGCCGAGTGTCATGTGATCGCTCACAATAAATCCGTTCGCCGAGACGCCATCCTTGTAGACGCCATATGGAATCAGGAACAGGACCAGCGAGGTGAAGGCACCGTGCAACACACTATAGATGAACTCCCGAATGTTGAACAACTCGCTCTTTAGACCCGGAGTGTAGAGGCGCGGAAACTCCAGACTGTTCTTGTCCGAGACATCCTGTTCGAAGACGCCCAACGCCAAAACGGGTAGCGACGTGTAAAATAGATTATACACCGATATGAACATCGGGTCGAAAACCGTCTGTGGATGGattgaaattagttttgaCAGTGAAACACTCTTGTAGTTCAACGCACCTGAGCGCTGAAGCCGCAGAAGAGCGAGTACCAGCAGTGACACAGTGTAAATGCAAAGTTCTTGTAGAAAAAGTATCTTAGGAACTTGCACATGCGGTAGTAGGACCATCGACCATGTACCAGCAGCAATCGCTCCAGGTATCGAAACTGGGCTATGGAGTAGTCACTGGAGAGGACAGCCTGAAGACCCTCCTGTCCTGAGATTCCAACGCCTATGTGAGCAGCTTTACGGAAAAGGTTTTCaagtattaaattttaatatttgttagGGCATCATCACTAACCTTTAATCATGGACACATCGTTGGCGCCATCGCCAATGGCCAGAGTGACGGCGTTTTTGGCACGCTTTATTAGCTCGACGACCAGCGCCTTCTGAAGTGGCGTTACCCGACAACAGATGACCGCCTTGCACTGCGAGGCGATGTCTAGGAATCTGTAGATTAGGTCAAATTACTCCATTAGTAATTGCGATTTGAAAATGATGAGCGGGCCACACACTTGTTCTCCAATTCCGGCGAAAGGCAGTGCACCAGGGAATGACCATTGACCACCAGAGCAAATCCTGTATTTTCATCCACCACAATGGAGGCAGTGCCTCCATCGTCGCTCCCCTTCTCATCGCCGAACAAGTCATTGCACTCAGCACTGTTTTTGATAAACAAACCCCTTGATTAGTACCACAGAATGACATGATTTTGaacaattaaaatggaaatgtcAGTGTAACGAGTGGTAAAGCTTAATGAGTTATATGCACAGAGATTGAGTTAAGCAACTTCCTTGGGAGAATCTATTTAGGTAATGAACAAGACTGGACAGTGACTGTTTGTTTTCGTGGTTCTGGAACTGGtatttgtttgaaattaattcTTAAGATTGGTATTTGTACAAGCAATGAGGAACAGACAGAACGTAAACAAATGCTGGgtgttttaaatttgtaaaaagtattaagtttgaaaaatgtttatatatagtTTACTTGACGGGCGGAACAAGCACCAATAGAGGGTTACATCCTTTGGTGGGTACAACTAAACTGTTCCCTTTCTAAGGTATCTATTTTCTTGTAATTTAAAACGAAAAGGATTCTTTGCTATTGAAGTCAAACAGTCGTCTAAGactaaaactaaaaagaaTCTGAATAAGGGATTAAAAATGAAGATTTGTAAGATAGatagaataaaataaagttcaacatataaataaaaatctttTAGATACAACGAATAATACATAGAAAAGTAGTAGACATTTGGCTAAAATAGATTTTGATAAAAGAAAGATATTCTAGCACTTAGAAGAAGATTAGGATTCACTTCAGCTAGAAATATGTTTGGAAAatcattcaattttaaaaGCTAATCTACTTGGGATATTGTTAAGGATTGCCCTCTACCTGTCCGGTCCGCCCTTATTATCCTTATTTTTCTCATCCCACCTAAAGGTAACCACCGAGATGGCAGGCGGTGGAGGCGGCGTGGGTGGGAGGTTTGTCTCCTGCATGAAGGCGGATGTTTGTGTCATGGTCACGCTCAGTGGATCCATATTGCTGTCGCTGTTTAGGCGGTCAAATGCATCAAATCctggaaaatacaaataaaccaaaatcaaattaatattaatttagtCAAATGAGCTTACtacttaatacaattttatctatttaaaataaacactttTCGTATTTTTATCGGCCTTTTAAACCACTTACCTCCTGGTCGAAACCGATTGTATATCTTTATAGATTCCTTGAACTGCCTCAGCTGCTTTTCCACTTCCTCCACCGAATTGCCGTCTACGATGAAGACATCCGCAAGTTCATCCGTTAGCAGCTGGCAGGAGTAGCCGATGTTGATGGCAGTTTCTGTTGGTAAtatagcaaaaatattttagtggAACCGACGAGAATTTTTTCCATGGTGGCTTACCCTGCTTGTCACCGGTTAGGACCCATATCTTTATGCCCGCATTCTGCAAATTAGCAATTGACTTGGGCACGCCGTCCTGCAGCTTGTCCTCAATTGCCGTCACCCCAACCAGCTGCATCTCGCTCTCGATCTCCTCGTAAATGGCGTTCAGCTTCTGCTCCCTCGCGTCCATCGAAAGGGCTGCCTCCTGCTGCCGACTCCTCCAGTCGTTGTAGTACTGCTCCGTTAAACGCCGTTCAGCCAGAGCTAAAGTGCGTAGACCCTCGCCGGCAAATTTCTATGGGGGGAGTATGTCACAAATCAAATCGAGGTCATGAAAGTCTAACATTTTACTCACATTAAGGTGGTCCTGGGTGCGCGCCTTTAGGTCCTCCTGTCCGCCATGCAGACGATCATATATCACATTGTCCGCTCCTTTGCAGTAGAGCACCATGGAGTCACCGCGCCGGAGAATCACAGACATCCGCTTGCGGACGTTGTTGAAGTCGAGGATATTCAGGAGTTCGTATTCCTGTAATATTTCACTATTTAACTAGTTCACATTTTTTAATGTATAACAATTACTCACCTCCGTTTTTCCCATCACCTCGATGGTAATACTATTCGGTGTTCGTGTGCGAAAGACAAAGCCAAAATTGCGAGCGGCCGAAACGAGGGCAGCCTCATCGGGACTTTGGGCCTGGTACTCCAACTTACCGTCCACCGTTTCGGCCATGACCGTGTGGCAGAGGGCCAGGAGTCGGAAAAACACGTGGGAGTGCTCCTCATCAGACCGGACGGCATCCAGCAACGATCGATCGTACCATCGGAAGTCACTCTCGTGATGCGGATTGGCCGAAAAGTCAACACTTTGAAGGGCCTGCGAAAAACAAATAGTTTGCCTTAGAAGCTGCGAGGCTAAAGCCTGTTCTGAGTTACTGTACGAAAAGCTTGGCTGTACACAATTTTAAGCCAGGTTAGCATAGTGTCCCAAAGTATATAATGCTATATTAATTTTTGTGGAAGTATTTTCTATGCCAGAGCGATTCCTAGATGGCTTTAACGTTGAAACGCATCAAATTGTGTTTTAATATTGTTAATGGACGATGTGATGTAAAATACCACCTCATGTTACATAAAGGTGTAAACAAGTAATAAGCGGTACTATTtacataataaacataaaaacgtttcttaaaaaatacatatttttacaCTTTATTTACACAATAACGAATCCACAAACAGCAGAACTGTAGGTACATTGTGAGTATCAGAAAAAAGGTTGTGTGCAGCATactttcaaaataataaatacttttatcATGTTGAAGACAAAAAATATAGTTAACTGGTTGGGTACAAGCGGTATAAATACACGGTTTAAACACATAAACAACACATAACAAGACACTAAATGGCAATTGTGGGTGTGAATTGAAGGACATGCAACATGCATACGTGCACTCTGTGGGGCGACGAACTCCAATTGGTGGCGAATGCCTTGTGACGATGGTGGTGCTTGGTGGTGCTAAGTGCGGATGTGGATTGTGGCTCCTCTTCGAGGTGGTGCTCGAGCTGAGAGAAGACAACACCCAGCGTGGCTGTTGATGGCGCTTTTTTGAACCGGATCTTGACTAATCGCTTGCGGTTGTGACTTGAATGGTGCATGTTGTGTGTTTCTGTCTGTTGGCTGTCATGCAAAATCTTTACTTTGTCGCAACTGCTAGTGCGGGACAATTGGCGCTGCATACATCCGGCTCCAATCCTTTTGAAGCCGCCACTGCTTCGTCGCTCCTCATTGCCAATGGGTGGACTAAGTCCTCCACTTCCACCCACTCTGGGCGACAAGCGACCAGAGTCTTCGTCCTGACTTCTACTGGGCGCCGAGTAGCGCACATGCTTGAGTCCTGGCCGCTTTTCACCGGCCTCCAACGGCGGAGCAGGGCGCTCGTCATCCGATTTGGGTCTTTCTGGCACCACTTGCGCCTCCCCGGAGGATGACACCACCAGAGAACTCTTCTTCGCATGGACCTCGGCCTTGTGCACTAGGATGATGGGGGGTGGTGCTGCAGGTGGTGCTACGATTGCTCCACTTGAGGGACTGGGTcggttgttggtgttgctattttggaaaattgtttgctGCTATAACGAGTAATGTGAGTTGTTGTTTCTTCTCtttgttcttttcttttttttttttacattgtCAGACGCACAATTAAACAGGGAAGCACACGGTTCGGGGTCAAGGGGGAATGTCAAAGTTTAAGTTTGATTTGAAGACACAGCCTCTGCCGAGACTGAACTTTCTTTGGGCAGACTGTGCAAGAAACGGACACCGACACACACAAGACAACATTCCCTCAACCAAGTTAGAGGTTAAATTGGCCTTTTGCACCCGACACCCCGACAATCCGCCACTCACCTCCGTAATCTCGACCAGCTCGCCGGTGCGCAGGTCAATCACATCGCCATAACTGCGCCCATTGATGCTGCACTTGTTGAACGTCATGATGTTCTGGGTGAGGGTGCCCGTCTTATCCGAGAATATGTACTGGATCTGGCCCAGCTCCTCGTTGAGCGTGGTGGTGCGGGCTTTGGCATAGGTATTGGTGGTCGGGTAGTACATCTCCTCATCCCAGTTGATGAGAAACGACTGTACAAAGCGTATAACCTGTGCAGAATTATTTACGTTCCATTGAATGCCACGTAACTGCCTCGTTAACATTGATACATACCTCTACTGAAACGTAGAGTGAGATTGGCAcaactgtgtttaagactaTGGCATACGAGAAGAAGACCAGCAATCCAATGACTGTTGCTCCCGTGGGTATGTAATCTTTGGGTATGATGTGCTCCCAAGGCAGATACAACTGGAAGTGCTGGCCAATCAGGCCCTCCCAGATGGCACAGCCTATCGCGAAAAGGGCACAAATCGACACCAGAAAGAGGACGATCTGAAGGGAGTGATACATAATACGTTAATTATAAAAAGGATTTATGCACTCAAATGCAAATGACTCTAccccaataataataaagttgAGCAGGCGATCCACACCAGTGCTCTTAAACTGCGTCTTTCCGGAATTCTGCATCAACTTGGTGTCCACTCCGGCAAAGACCACCACGCCATAGCACCACTGCGTGTTCCGTAGGACACAGCCTCTCAGCAGGATCTTCTCGTTGTCCAGGGCGAACCTCTGACCCCGCCAGATCAAGGTGCCATCGAATTTGTTGAGCAGATTATTGGGCCGCTCGCAGATGATCTCGCCATTGAAGTTCCAGAGCAGATCGTGGCGATCACCCAGCTCGATGGTTTCCGTCAGGCATTGCTTTGCCTTGAGATTCGTCTCCCCATCCAGTTCGGCCGTCTCGATGAAACACAGACCATTTGGCTCGGATGTGGACAGCAACAGGGTGTCGGCGGCCACGAACTGATTGTTGTCCAGCCGAATGACATCGCCCACCTGTACCTCCGACCACTTGGCCTCCACCAACTTGCCATTGCGCAGCGTTTTCGACTTGCGATTGTTCACCTGCGAGTCAGAAATATGCCGTTGCTGAAAAGGAAACACAGACTGGCAATTAAGAAGATACTAGTAGTGTCTCGTACTCACAATATCATCATAGGCATCCTTAACAGCCGTCAGAGTAAGTACTCCTATCAGAGGAATTGCTGTGGTCACCGGAGTGAGAGAGGATATCGCGGGTATCAGCTGGAGGACCAACAGACAAAGGAAATAGAAGTTGGCCAACCGCTGGAATTGCTCCAGCAGATTGAAAGGCAGAAACGTGAACAGCGAATACTTGGAGGTCTTGATGTAGTTGTTCTGTAAATTAATGGGGATTATAGTTTATAGCTCATCAAACAGAAGAATTAAATTCTGAATGCATTCAAGAAGGAGGGTAAATATATACTTACGTGATATTTGAACTGGGCATTGAACTCTTTGTCGTTGGCTCGAATTCTACGTTCGTTTTctgtgaaaaaaaataataagatgATCTGAGCTTTGTCTCTATAACTAACATTATAATGTAGATGATATTTAATCACTAAGTACATTAGACtaagatatttttttataataatctATGCTAATTTTCCATCTTTATCCCTTTTTACCCGAAAAGTAGTACGAGCTGCGGCGCCTTCTAATCTGGGAAAGACGTCTCATACTGGGCACCGACTTTGACTCCGAGACCAGCGAAGGATCTCTCTGCTTGTACAGCTCCTGGTCATCGGATTTGTTGGCTGATGGATTGCCTCCTCCCGGCGCCAGGCTGTAGAAACTATCACCCACCATCAGGGGTGTGGCGATGGTTTGAGTGGAGCTGCCTATATTCATGCCCTCAGGTTGGGCAAGGCAGGCCCTTCGACTGCCCTCCACATCGGAATTCCTTCTGTCCTGCTGCACAACTTCCTCATCTTCATCACAGCGCAATCGTTTCCTTCGATTTTTGGAGCTCCTGGCGAATTGAAACCAGCGTGTTCTTTTGCTGGACGCCGAGCACGATGCTTCGACAGCTTCTGTGCCGGATTCATTCCCATTTTCGGCTCCCGTTGCTGGGGTCCGCTCATTGTCCTCCTGGAGTTCCGTTTCCATAGGTTGGCCATCCAGGACTGATAGTTCCAGCGTGTCAGGACGCCTTCTTAGCCGCCGGGCGGCCTCGCTGCATCTCCTGCCCCCGATCATGACCAGCTTAGGCTATAGGTGGAACAGTATCGATATGAGGCGTCCACATTACACTTCATTCTACGAGGAAAAGCGAAAGTTTAACGTGTTGCTAACTCCCGAAAgattaaaatgcaattgaaaacCCATCGGCAGCGAACAAACTTCCCTGGGGGGCTGGCTCAATAAGACTGTTCCATCCATCATTTTGATAGACTGCTACCCCTCCCACTGACAAAGAGCCCCAGACAGCTGGAAACGATTCTCAACACACAGTGAGTGTTTGCACGCATATGTCTgggcaataaataaataaacaaatttctgCTTTGATTCTTGGATACCCAGGGGGAATCGTCTTCAAAGGGTATATCAAATACTTGTTGAGACTTTTGAACTTCGTCACGAAATGTACTCCCTGTACTCATTTTAAACCAATTTAGGAACATTTACTAGCGTTTCTGTATTCCAGATAATTATCAATAAAGCTTTTGATTGGCTCCCATAAAAACATTATACGTTGTTCCAAACTGGGGGATGCCCCATCATACCTTTTCTGTTCTCCACAAGGCAAATATAGTTTAAATGCTATGGTGCTGTTCAATTAAAAGTTCGTtcaataattatttattgtgtgagattttaatatgaaaatcaaacaaacCGATTGTAACAAAAACTGGTAATTAATTTGGAATTGCTTTTCAGtggtttttaattatattgGTTACTGTTTGGTCTGGTGTATGGAAGAGTTGTATAATATTAAAGAATAATTTTGGTTTAAGTACCTAAACACGTACATATTTGAGCTATGTTCTTAAAGTAAACTGTTTCTTGGTCttgatattattttttgcgtgatattaaattgcaacaaatatttttcaagaaTCGCTTTTCTCGTTCCTTTGCCTTTGTGTTTTAGTGGCTCATTTAATAAGGCAAGCACTGTATTTACTGTCAGTATCcatttcaaacattttcacCTTGCTTTCCTGGAATTTTCTGGGAATTTTTATGCGAGTACATCTGGGTGCATTATGGCTGAGCACTCGactatgtacatacatatgtacatacatatatgtacatatagaaAGACATGTGTACATACCTCCTTATGTTTACTTTACTGCCTTATGCCCGATTGAGCAAATCTGCAGTAAGCAAGTCGCTCTGACGTCACTAAGCTGCCACAgagagtgtgtgcgtgcgtgtgagTGAGCATTCCGTATTCAACAGGTGGCCTTTATTTGGGCAACAAAGAAAAGGAAGCTGCAGCAAAATAAAGTTCTCTCTTCCTACTCTCTCTTTCCTTTCATAAATGCGGAAAAGCGGGCGGGTGTCAATGTCAAAACCGTTGTCAAGGCCACGGCGAATGCAGGCAAAAGGTGGGTATGAAAGGCATAACGGTAAGGGAGAACGGAAATTGAATCTGAGACTAAAGGTTGAGCCCAAAGTTTGTGTCTCTTTGCTAAGGACAATAAAGGGAATCGACAAAAGTTTGCCCACACATCCGCCCGATTTCGAATTACAGCTGATTGGCGCTCTTCCATTATTTTGTATGCCTCTCTGTTTGTAGGACTCTCTCAACTACACTGAGAAAGTGCACTTGGAATGCATAGGTTACTTTGGGTTACAGACAAAACAAGTTTGTCTGatgataataatatatttatttaatatctatttatCTAGGTATTTATATCTCTCCAGGCCCTATTTGTAATCATCAAAATTGTAATATAGTAAGCTTTTTTCCTGTgtagcaacaacaataccGGCTAAGCTCTATCGCGCTCTCTCGCCCCCCGCTTTCCCATGCACTCTTACGCTCTCCTTAACGATATCCTGCTGCGAACATGAGTCATGCATGTGAATGTAAATTTGCTCCTTGCTCTCAATTTGTTTCGCCTTCTtgagttgtttttgctgttcGCTTTTCCTTCGCTCGCATGCGTCACCTTTGGTGGGTCGGCAAGGGGCGGGGCGGTGTGAGGTGGTGGAAACAAATTAACTACAAGAAAAGGCCAAAAGAATCGATGAAGGCTCAATAATTATGCTGGGAGCTAAGAAAACACAACAAAGCTGGGGCAAATGGGGAACATGTTTTCGGTGCCAGGTGCCAAatgcatcatcatcatctgccTCTCTTCGGCCCTTCGCCTTCTACCCCTATTtccctgctcctcctcctccttctcccCCCACCCAGCTTCGTACATTTTTAGCACATTTCTTGCACTTATTTTGCACCGCTTGCGTTTCGGTTTTCcgttttttgccttttttttgccttttagtttagtttagttttccTCGGAAGTTTTTGTGCAAACGCGGAAACACCTTAATTTAAAACTGCAACTCGAGTTTTTCGCGAAGCAGGGAGTTATATTCTATTTAAGTGGCCCAAGGCAACGCGAAATGCAAGGCGGTCCGCAGCGCGATAAACAAAAACGGCTAACGCCAAAGCCAAATGGCCAACTGCCGCGCGCAAACTGCGGCCAAAATGGGCGACGGCGACTGCGGCTGAGACGGCGACTGCGACGCCGTCAGCTGAGCGAAATGCGAGCAAAACGATGACAACAAATTGCCGACTGCGCTGCCAAGGCAACCGGGCGGGCCATAAAGCTATATCTTGGCAACCGATTCACGCACACCTTCAAATGCGAAACGGTTGAAAGCGGTGGCAAACGGTTAAAACCAGCTTGACTCAAAAGAGAGCTATGGAAAAGCTTGGATATCCAAAGTTTCCCATTCCAACTACGTTTTTAAGTGGACTGAAGTGATCTGCGGTTCAAAAGTTCAAAGCACAATAGGTGATAAATTCCACTCTCAGATTTAGCTTGAAAAAAAGAGGTTTTACTTGGAGCGAAGAAATCGTTGGAAGAGCTTCAATAATGTGATCTGAGCTGACTTGATTGATTGTCATATCAGCAAGCGCTGAACTATTTCAATGGGCCTATGGGTCGTATGTGGAATATTTACAGAAACCACAATGGTCCACCCCAAAgagaaaattttaatttatatgcttaaatgtattttatgatttactgtttaatttatttataataattttggaaaacttaaagaaatattattactTGATAACTTATTGTTGATATTTAAAAGGGTATTTCACCGTTCGTTGCGGCAAAAAGTCGGTCAACAATTTCCCAAGTTTGTCAAGCATAAAAATGAGCAAATTTCGTAAGTCACcccaagaaaaaaacaagggAACAAATTCGAAAGAGAACGGACGAGTGAGCcgacaaacaaattgaaattgaaggTGCTCTGGCGCTGGCACGTGAATTGAACAAGCAAGAGAATGCGggctctctctcactctctttTCATTCAAATGGGCAGCAATGTCAATgtcaaaacacaaacaaaaaaacattattggCGCTTGAAGAAGTGGCGCATATGGGCTAATGAATGATTGCCGGGGGGCGGGAAAATGGTAATCACACCCCGTACACTGcataatgtttttttttcctttcggAACAAGCAAACTTAATCAGCGAAGCGCTAAACGCTGAATGTTCATATCAATAGAGTTCCTACTGAATAATAAATTCCGAAAAGATGGATTATGTAAAATTATTGTGCGGTTTTTGTGGCCACAGACTTACATTTCCGGGATTCCTTTGAAGATTTTAGCAGGTGCGCATACactacgtacatacatactatattTAACGGAGACCATTATCaaaagcaaatggaaaaacCACGAAAAATAGCATTTAATTCAGCTTACACAAGGAAATAGTTTCCTTTAGTTCAATATTACTTTGCTACGAAAATTCCCTACTCTCGTTTTCGTAAGGAAAAAGTTGGCGCGTCTTGCAGTTTctcaatttgttttatttataaaacaactTTAACAAAATTGAGTTTAAGGGTCACAAACTTCACTTGCCAACTTCAAAGCTGGGTCGTCAAGATACTTGTCTCAagtcaataaaaaaattgtataagTTTTCCTGATTCGACACTCTTGGGTAAGCGTTCATTAGTTTCACAGCAAAAGGTCAGTTTGTTTCGTTGATTTATGTCtttaaaaattagaataaaaattattttctgcATACAAAAATGGGacttaaattatatttgttcaaattcttttaattaatttacttattATTCAAAATCTTTCAAAATCCCATCAAATCGAATTCGGCAAATAGAAAGCACTTTATTTTTGGCTCAATTTTGCAGACTAGTGTATTGTGTACACACTTACA from Drosophila santomea strain STO CAGO 1482 chromosome 3R, Prin_Dsan_1.1, whole genome shotgun sequence includes:
- the LOC120451744 gene encoding phospholipid-transporting ATPase ID isoform X4; this translates as MIGGRRCSEAARRLRRRPDTLELSVLDGQPMETELQEDNERTPATGAENGNESGTEAVEASCSASSKRTRWFQFARSSKNRRKRLRCDEDEEVVQQDRRNSDVEGSRRACLAQPEGMNIGSSTQTIATPLMVGDSFYSLAPGGGNPSANKSDDQELYKQRDPSLVSESKSVPSMRRLSQIRRRRSSYYFSENERRIRANDKEFNAQFKYHNNYIKTSKYSLFTFLPFNLLEQFQRLANFYFLCLLVLQLIPAISSLTPVTTAIPLIGVLTLTAVKDAYDDIQRHISDSQVNNRKSKTLRNGKLVEAKWSEVQVGDVIRLDNNQFVAADTLLLSTSEPNGLCFIETAELDGETNLKAKQCLTETIELGDRHDLLWNFNGEIICERPNNLLNKFDGTLIWRGQRFALDNEKILLRGCVLRNTQWCYGVVVFAGVDTKLMQNSGKTQFKSTGVDRLLNFIIIGIVLFLVSICALFAIGCAIWEGLIGQHFQLYLPWEHIIPKDYIPTGATVIGLLVFFSYAIVLNTVVPISLYVSVEVIRFVQSFLINWDEEMYYPTTNTYAKARTTTLNEELGQIQYIFSDKTGTLTQNIMTFNKCSINGRSYGDVIDLRTGELVEITEQQTIFQNSNTNNRPSPSSGAIVAPPAAPPPIILVHKAEVHAKKSSLVVSSSGEAQVVPERPKSDDERPAPPLEAGEKRPGLKHVRYSAPSRSQDEDSGRLSPRVGGSGGLSPPIGNEERRSSGGFKRIGAGCMQRQLSRTSSCDKALQSVDFSANPHHESDFRWYDRSLLDAVRSDEEHSHVFFRLLALCHTVMAETVDGKLEYQAQSPDEAALVSAARNFGFVFRTRTPNSITIEVMGKTEEYELLNILDFNNVRKRMSVILRRGDSMVLYCKGADNVIYDRLHGGQEDLKARTQDHLNKFAGEGLRTLALAERRLTEQYYNDWRSRQQEAALSMDAREQKLNAIYEEIESEMQLVGVTAIEDKLQDGVPKSIANLQNAGIKIWVLTGDKQETAINIGYSCQLLTDELADVFIVDGNSVEEVEKQLRQFKESIKIYNRFRPGGFDAFDRLNSDSNMDPLSVTMTQTSAFMQETNLPPTPPPPPAISVVTFRWDEKNKDNKGGPDSAECNDLFGDEKGSDDGGTASIVVDENTGFALVVNGHSLVHCLSPELENKFLDIASQCKAVICCRVTPLQKALVVELIKRAKNAVTLAIGDGANDVSMIKAAHIGVGISGQEGLQAVLSSDYSIAQFRYLERLLLVHGRWSYYRMCKFLRYFFYKNFAFTLCHCWYSLFCGFSAQTVFDPMFISVYNLFYTSLPVLALGVFEQDVSDKNSLEFPRLYTPGLKSELFNIREFIYSVLHGAFTSLVLFLIPYGVYKDGVSANGFIVSDHMTLGAVVATILIVDNTAQISLYTSYWTVVNHVTIWGSLVWYFVLDYFYNYVIGGPYVGSLTQAMKDLTFWVTMLITVMALVAPVLAYKFYLLDVHPSLSDKIRQKSLKKIHSRASSDVRRTASSRRGRRSVRSGYAFAHQEGFGRLITSGKIMHKLPQDFAFPLGLGTKKTQVLHNNLNSVDGPNSKTNNVTGQHMVNNNTNMRQNQNQNHSSMADITADGRGHGGDDGRGSGGSDDMSPRAPCQDLDTINL
- the LOC120451744 gene encoding phospholipid-transporting ATPase ID isoform X5, which gives rise to MGTKTQPQLAKENERRIRANDKEFNAQFKYHNNYIKTSKYSLFTFLPFNLLEQFQRLANFYFLCLLVLQLIPAISSLTPVTTAIPLIGVLTLTAVKDAYDDIQRHISDSQVNNRKSKTLRNGKLVEAKWSEVQVGDVIRLDNNQFVAADTLLLSTSEPNGLCFIETAELDGETNLKAKQCLTETIELGDRHDLLWNFNGEIICERPNNLLNKFDGTLIWRGQRFALDNEKILLRGCVLRNTQWCYGVVVFAGVDTKLMQNSGKTQFKSTGVDRLLNFIIIGIVLFLVSICALFAIGCAIWEGLIGQHFQLYLPWEHIIPKDYIPTGATVIGLLVFFSYAIVLNTVVPISLYVSVEVIRFVQSFLINWDEEMYYPTTNTYAKARTTTLNEELGQIQYIFSDKTGTLTQNIMTFNKCSINGRSYGDVIDLRTGELVEITEQQTIFQNSNTNNRPSPSSGAIVAPPAAPPPIILVHKAEVHAKKSSLVVSSSGEAQVVPERPKSDDERPAPPLEAGEKRPGLKHVRYSAPSRSQDEDSGRLSPRVGGSGGLSPPIGNEERRSSGGFKRIGAGCMQRQLSRTSSCDKVKILHDSQQTETHNMHHSSHNRKRLVKIRFKKAPSTATLGVVFSQLEHHLEEEPQSTSALSTTKHHHRHKAFATNWSSSPHRVHALQSVDFSANPHHESDFRWYDRSLLDAVRSDEEHSHVFFRLLALCHTVMAETVDGKLEYQAQSPDEAALVSAARNFGFVFRTRTPNSITIEVMGKTEEYELLNILDFNNVRKRMSVILRRGDSMVLYCKGADNVIYDRLHGGQEDLKARTQDHLNKFAGEGLRTLALAERRLTEQYYNDWRSRQQEAALSMDAREQKLNAIYEEIESEMQLVGVTAIEDKLQDGVPKSIANLQNAGIKIWVLTGDKQETAINIGYSCQLLTDELADVFIVDGNSVEEVEKQLRQFKESIKIYNRFRPGGFDAFDRLNSDSNMDPLSVTMTQTSAFMQETNLPPTPPPPPAISVVTFRWDEKNKDNKGGPDSAECNDLFGDEKGSDDGGTASIVVDENTGFALVVNGHSLVHCLSPELENKFLDIASQCKAVICCRVTPLQKALVVELIKRAKNAVTLAIGDGANDVSMIKAAHIGVGISGQEGLQAVLSSDYSIAQFRYLERLLLVHGRWSYYRMCKFLRYFFYKNFAFTLCHCWYSLFCGFSAQTVFDPMFISVYNLFYTSLPVLALGVFEQDVSDKNSLEFPRLYTPGLKSELFNIREFIYSVLHGAFTSLVLFLIPYGVYKDGVSANGFIVSDHMTLGAVVATILIVDNTAQISLYTSYWTVVNHVTIWGSLVWYFVLDYFYNYVIGGPYVGSLTQAMKDLTFWVTMLITVMALVAPVLAYKFYLLDVHPSLSDKIRQKSLKKIHSRASSDVRRTASSRRGRRSVRSGYAFAHQEGFGRLITSGKIMHKLPQDFAFPLGLGTKKTQVLHNNLNSVDGPNSKTNNVTGQHMVNNNTNMRQNQNQNHSSMADITADGRGHGGDDGRGSGGSDDMSPRAPCQDLDTINL